The Cervus elaphus chromosome 20, mCerEla1.1, whole genome shotgun sequence genomic interval actgagccaccttTGCCCTCAGGATGGACTACAGCAGCTACAGACCTCAGAGCTCCTGGACAGTGTCCCCAGCCTGCAGAATATGGCCCTTCTGCTGGATAAGCTGGCCAAGGAGAACCAGGACATCCGACTACTGCAGGCCCAGCTGCAGGTGGGCACAAGCAGGATGGGGTGGGCTACATACCCTCCCTAGGCCACGTGTCTGTCTGTCCAGTTTCCTCCCCGCAGAGAAGTTTCCTGTGTTCACCCACATACCCTGACCCCCTCCCTTTCCCACTAGAGTCCAGTCAtcttccttgttttgttcctgtcCTGCATGCTAAGGGTTAGGCCAGGACTGGCATATCTGCTTCACGTGGCATGCCACCTCTGCTTGATTGGCATGGTCTACCTGGAGCCTTGTGTGGAGAAGGATTTGAAGAACATGCCaagactcagtgggaaagaagtGCTGTGATCAGTTAATAATATCTGTTTTGGGTATGGGAGGTGGAAATAGGGCAATGAGAGCCATATCTTGGCTCTCTTTAGGTGAATTAAAGAAGTGTGGGCTTATAAACAGACAGAGCTAAGGTAGAATTTGGGGATCCCAGGGTCTGGTGAAGGGTGCAGATGGGCTGGGAGATGAAAACCAAATCCTCTGAGTCTCTCAGGCCATAAAGGCTATGATGGAATAGAATTAGGGTAGCAGGCACTGGACCTATCCTTGACGACTCCCTGGGCCCTCTATCCCTACTCCCACTCCAGGCCCAGAAGGAAGAGCTTCAGAGCCTGATGCATCAGCCCAAAGGGCTAGAAGAGGAGAATGCCCGGCTCCGAGGGGCCCTCCAGCAGGGCGAGGCCTCCCAGCGGGCCCTGGAGTCAGAGCTGCAGCAGCTGCGGGCCCAGCTTCAGGGACTGGAGGCTGACTGCGTCCAGGGTGCAGATGGGCTCTGTCTTCATTGGGGCAGAGGCCCGCAGGCTGGCAAGGTCACCAAGGAGCAAGGCGCTACAGGGCCGGAGCCAAGCCCTGGATTCCTGGAGCAAAAGAAACAGCTAGAGGCCGAGGCCCAGGCGTTAAGGCAAGAGCTGGAGCGGCAGCGGCGGCTGCTGGGGTCTGTGCAGCAGGACCTGGAACGGAGCTTGAGGGATGCAGGCCGAGGGCATCCAGCCCAGGCTGGCCTGGCTGAGTTGGGTCACAGGCTGGCCCAGAAGCTGCGGGGCCTGGAGGACTGGGGCCAGCGCCCTGGGGTCCCTGCTAATGTCTCAGAGGCCTGGCATCAGAAGCCTCACTTCCAGAATTCCAGGGAGCGGAGTGGGAAGGAAAAGTGGTGGGATAAGCAAGGGGACTGGAAGACTGAGCACCGGAAACATAAGAAGGAGGTATCTGGCCGGGAGAAGAGCTGGCGGGGTGAGGAGGACAGGGAGCGGGCGGGGAGGTGGAAGGAGGGCAAGCCAAGGGTGGAGGAGTGGGCCAGCAAGAAGGATGGCAAGCGACAGCGTTCCAAGGAGCCCCCCAGGAAAAGTGGGAGCTCCCACCCCTCCGGAGAAAGGCAGAAACACCCTCGGTGGAAGGAAGGAGCTAAAGACAGGCATGACCCCCTGCCACTCTGGGCAGAGCTGTCCAAGCACAAGTACCAGGCACCCCAGGGCTGTTCAGGTGTCCATGAGTGTGCCCGGCAGGAGGGCCTGGCCTTCTTTGGCATAGAGCTAGCCCCCGTGCAGCAACAGGAGCTGGCCTCTCTGCTGAGGACGTACCTGGCACGACTGCCTTGGGCTGGGCCACTGAGCAAGGAGCTGCCCCTCTCTCCCACTTACTTCGGTGAGGATGGTATCTTCCGCCACGACCGCCTCCGCTTCCGTGACTTTGTAGACGCCTTGGAGGacagcctggaggaggtggcGGTGAGACAAACAGGTGACGACGACGAGGTGGATGACTTTGAGGATTTCATCTTCAGCCACTTCTTTGGAGACAAAGCACTGAAGAAGAGGTGGGCAGCTGTGGGGGAGTTGGGTCAGTGGGACAGGGCAGGGGGCAGAAGgtgatggtggggtggggtgtctgtgtgtgtgtgaaggattCAGGGCCCTGAGTTGGGGGTGTTCAGTTTGATATTTCGCCTCCTGAGGGCAGAAagctgagcctgtgctcagccCAGAGTGGTCCTGGGGAGTCTCCTTTTGGGCTAGAGTTTTTTTCCTCCCAAGTTGCCCTGTGCTGTCCATACTTGTGTGGTCTGGTGGGTAAGAGAGATTGCTTCCCGTCTCCCCAGCTGGGGCCTTGTCCTGGGACACCAGGTCTGGccacactcccctccccccagtctGATGGACGGTGGCTGCCCGTGTCACCTGCCTAGGGGGAACAGGGTCCCCTCTCAGGGGGCTGTCTTCTCATCACATGACGTTGTTCTCTAAAGGCCTCTTCCTGCTTCCACTCCCTGCCCCCCTACAGGTCTGGGAAGGACAAACATTTGCAGAACTCCAGAGTTGTGGGGCCCAGGGAGGAGCACAGCCCCCACCGCCGGGGCTGAGGCCCCGCGTTATCTATCCCCTGGGAACCGTTAAACTGCCACCTCCCTCGGCTCGGTTGGTGTCATTGGATGTCCTTCACAGAGGAGAGTGGCGATCACTGATCCCTGCACTGATACCACTTCTGCTACAAAAAGGCCTTAGCTGGAGCTGCTTTGCTGTCTATGCAAATGAATGCAAATTCATAGGGCCTTGACCCTTGCAGCCGGATTGTGAAGGGGGGATGGGAGACAAGCCTGTTTTTTAGGAGGGTAGGGTGGGGGTAAGAGGTATGGGGCAATTCAGATTCTAAAGCCAGAGAGCtggtgcgtgcgtgcgtgtgtgtgtgtgtgtgtgtgtgtgtgtgtgtgtgtgtgtgtgtgtgtgtgtgcgcgtgcgtgcgtgcgtgcgtgtgtgtgtgtgtgtctgtagggGGGCCCCTTGGCTGCACACACTGACCCGCAGAGAGCtggtgcgtgcgtgcgtgcgtgcgtgcgtgtgtgtgtgtgtgtgtgtgtgtgtgtgtgtgtgtgtgtgcgtgcgtgcgtgcgtgcgtgcgtgcgtgtgtgtgtgtgtgtgtgtctgtagggGGGCCCCTTGGCTGCACACACTGACCCGTGCACCCTGGGATTCTCTTCGCCCGGCTGGCTGAAGGCCCAGCATGAAGGCTTTCCCTGGGGTTTTGTTAGATTTGGAAGGAGCTATCCCGAGGGAATCGAAGTCCCCTTTTTAGCTCTGCTCCTCACGTGGCCTCACCTCTGCTTGTGAACTGTAGACTCAGATTCCAATAAATTTCTGTAGGAGCTGTGACTTTGGGTGGAGGCTCTGTCGCTTAGGGCTGTTTCTAAGCACAGGGGAAGCCCACACCCATCACCTCATAGGCACTGGTACtcaccttctcccctccccgtCACCTCACCCTCCCCGCAAACCTCAGGCCCTCTGGGCTGGAACTCCCCATTTTGCTCACAGCTGTCTTGGCTGCATCCCTGGTAGATGTAGAAATATGCAAGTGGGTTTTGGGCTCAAATCCAGGTTGAGTGATTTTGGGCAAATCAATCCCTGGGAACCTTGGGTTTCTAATCCCCAAAAAGGGAGATTGAAGGGCTGGGGACTCTTCGAGCAGGATTGTAAATAAATCAATGTAAACAAAATATGTGTCCAATATTTGGCCCTCAGAAGTGATTTCATTCCCTTTAGAGTGtggaggagggtggaggaggggatccccgcccccacctcacAGCACAGGCTTTTGCGTTGGGGGGATGAGGGGACCACTAGGTGGCGCCCTGGCTCCACATTTGCTCCAGACCTCACCTACCTCACTACTAAGCGCCCCGAATCTTGGACCCCAATCCCACTGACTTGGGCCACTCTCTGGCTACTTCTCCCAggaagacccagattcccccaggCTTCTCTTTAGAAAGTCCTTCCTGACTGGGCTTCTTGCTTGGCCTGGAAATCCCCTTGGGGGGACAGAATGAATGTGTGACTTCAGGCCAGGTCCAAGGAGTGTGTTAGAGCCGAGGTGTGTGAgtccctcagtcacgtctgactctgtgaccccatagactgtaaccctccaggctcctcttgtccatgggatttcccaggcaggaataccagagtgggttgccatttccttctccaggggatcttcctgacccagggatcgaacccaggtctctcacattgcaggcagactctttactgtctgagccacctgggaagcccagggttttGCCCAAAAGGGGACTGTAATTGATAACAAGTGCTTCTGTAACACTACAACTGATGGGTTGCTCACTGCTAAAGGACTTTAAGGGTGCTAGCTTATTTAattcaggtatggatgtgagagttggactatacagaaagctgagcgccgaagaattgatgcgtttggactgtggtgttggaaaagactcttgagagtcccttggactgcaaggagatccaccagtcaatcctaaaggaaatcggtcctgaatactcattggaaggactgatgctgaagctgaaactccaatactttggccacctgatgcgaagaaccgactcattggaaaagaccctgatgctggggaagattgaaggcgggagaaggggacgacagaggaagagatggttggatggcatcaccaacgcgatggacatgagtttgggttcctggagttagtgatggacagggaagcctggagtgctgcagtccacagggttgcaaagagtcatacatgactgagtgactgaactgaactgaattctaatTGGATGGGGTGAGGCAGGGTGGGGATGGAACAAGgtccattcattcagcaaacatttacacTCTATTGTGTACCAGAGGCAGTGTGGTACTGAGAATACAGAGGCGTGTTAAGGAGTTTATAGTTCAGTGGAGCCCACTTTCTGCAGCACGAGGGATTGCAGTTAGACCTAAGGAAGAACTTCCTCCTAGGCAGAGGGTCAGTGAAAAGGGGCTTTAGG includes:
- the PBXIP1 gene encoding pre-B-cell leukemia transcription factor-interacting protein 1 isoform X2, whose amino-acid sequence is MASCPDSDNSWVLAGSESLPVETLGPESGMDPESERAPRAPLSPSKAAAEESAGTLDGGETVSQSESSQSGTILSEEAEAKGVLEGDDPGMENPGPGDTEARGDLEETPEVVGLEPDSQDLEDQSPPCSLPSSPNTAQIREEAHRSSSEEDDTDVDVEGLRRRRGREPGTPQPAATLGVERQGQGEGAGGELGISLNMCLLGALVLLGLGILLFGGLSESESGPLEGVDLQVLPDPESDAEMLEAVGDGQDGLQQLQTSELLDSVPSLQNMALLLDKLAKENQDIRLLQAQLQAQKEELQSLMHQPKGLEEENARLRGALQQGEASQRALESELQQLRAQLQGLEADCVQGADGLCLHWGRGPQAGKVTKEQGATGPEPSPGFLEQKKQLEAEAQALRQELERQRRLLGSVQQDLERSLRDAGRGHPAQAGLAELGHRLAQKLRGLEDWGQRPGVPANVSEAWHQKPHFQNSRERSGKEKWWDKQGDWKTEHRKHKKEVSGREKSWRGEEDRERAGRWKEGKPRVEEWASKKDGKRQRSKEPPRKSGSSHPSGERQKHPRWKEGAKDRHDPLPLWAELSKHKYQAPQGCSGVHECARQEGLAFFGIELAPVQQQELASLLRTYLARLPWAGPLSKELPLSPTYFGEDGIFRHDRLRFRDFVDALEDSLEEVAVRQTGDDDEVDDFEDFIFSHFFGDKALKKRSGKDKHLQNSRVVGPREEHSPHRRG
- the PBXIP1 gene encoding pre-B-cell leukemia transcription factor-interacting protein 1 isoform X1, which encodes MASCPDSDNSWVLAGSESLPVETLGPESGMDPESERAPRAPLSPSKAAAEESAGTLDGGETVSQSESSQSGTILSEEAEAKQGVLEGDDPGMENPGPGDTEARGDLEETPEVVGLEPDSQDLEDQSPPCSLPSSPNTAQIREEAHRSSSEEDDTDVDVEGLRRRRGREPGTPQPAATLGVERQGQGEGAGGELGISLNMCLLGALVLLGLGILLFGGLSESESGPLEGVDLQVLPDPESDAEMLEAVGDGQDGLQQLQTSELLDSVPSLQNMALLLDKLAKENQDIRLLQAQLQAQKEELQSLMHQPKGLEEENARLRGALQQGEASQRALESELQQLRAQLQGLEADCVQGADGLCLHWGRGPQAGKVTKEQGATGPEPSPGFLEQKKQLEAEAQALRQELERQRRLLGSVQQDLERSLRDAGRGHPAQAGLAELGHRLAQKLRGLEDWGQRPGVPANVSEAWHQKPHFQNSRERSGKEKWWDKQGDWKTEHRKHKKEVSGREKSWRGEEDRERAGRWKEGKPRVEEWASKKDGKRQRSKEPPRKSGSSHPSGERQKHPRWKEGAKDRHDPLPLWAELSKHKYQAPQGCSGVHECARQEGLAFFGIELAPVQQQELASLLRTYLARLPWAGPLSKELPLSPTYFGEDGIFRHDRLRFRDFVDALEDSLEEVAVRQTGDDDEVDDFEDFIFSHFFGDKALKKRSGKDKHLQNSRVVGPREEHSPHRRG